A window from Bacteroidales bacterium encodes these proteins:
- a CDS encoding alpha-L-fucosidase encodes MNKSAILFVLLVISVGGLKAQAPLPLYPVPSAEQLAWHEMEMNAFIHFTINTFTDLEWGMGSEPESLFNPVQANPDQWVRALREAGFKGVILTCKHHDGFCLWPSKYTEHDIANSPFKNGKGDLVKEVSDACKKYGLKFGVYLSPWDRNQVTYGKPEYITYYRNQLTELFTQYGPVFEMWFDGANGGTGYYGGANERRTIDGKTYYDWPNTLQMIRKMEPGVIFFSDAGPGVRWVGNESGIAGETNWCTITSDTLYAGKPGIEKLLNEGSPHGKQWIPAETDVSIRPGWFWHEKENDKVKSAEELFNIYLTSVGRGSTLLLNVPPDRRGLIHEIDVESLRNFRLLLDSVFRNNLALNVPVKASSYRNNTDEFSPGKIADGNKDSYWTTNDNVTKGSIEMDLDGNKKISYIVLQEYIKLGQRVSEFSLEAFNGSEWMPLYTGTTIGYKRIIKIDPVPASKIRVNILKSKACPVISNVEVY; translated from the coding sequence ATGAATAAATCCGCGATCTTGTTTGTATTGCTGGTCATCAGTGTTGGCGGATTAAAGGCGCAGGCTCCTCTCCCGCTCTACCCGGTGCCTTCCGCAGAACAACTGGCATGGCATGAAATGGAAATGAATGCTTTCATTCATTTCACTATCAATACCTTTACTGACCTCGAATGGGGAATGGGAAGCGAACCGGAAAGCTTATTCAATCCGGTTCAGGCCAATCCGGATCAATGGGTCCGGGCCCTTAGAGAGGCTGGTTTTAAAGGTGTGATCCTTACCTGCAAGCACCATGACGGGTTCTGCCTTTGGCCAAGCAAATATACCGAACATGACATCGCGAACAGTCCCTTTAAAAACGGCAAAGGAGATCTTGTTAAAGAAGTGTCCGATGCATGTAAAAAATATGGTTTGAAATTCGGCGTTTATCTATCCCCGTGGGACAGAAACCAGGTTACCTATGGAAAACCCGAATATATAACCTATTACAGAAACCAATTGACTGAGTTATTCACGCAATACGGGCCTGTATTTGAGATGTGGTTTGACGGGGCCAACGGGGGCACCGGTTATTATGGGGGCGCAAATGAACGCCGCACTATTGATGGTAAAACATATTATGACTGGCCTAACACCCTGCAAATGATCCGGAAAATGGAACCGGGGGTGATTTTCTTCAGTGATGCAGGACCGGGAGTGCGTTGGGTAGGCAATGAAAGCGGAATCGCCGGCGAGACCAACTGGTGCACTATAACTTCCGATACATTATATGCCGGTAAACCGGGTATTGAGAAATTACTTAATGAAGGTTCACCTCATGGCAAACAATGGATCCCTGCAGAGACCGACGTATCTATCCGGCCGGGCTGGTTCTGGCACGAAAAGGAGAACGACAAAGTTAAAAGCGCTGAGGAACTGTTTAATATTTACCTCACTTCGGTCGGGCGCGGTTCAACACTGCTGTTGAATGTACCGCCTGACCGGCGGGGACTGATTCATGAAATCGATGTGGAATCACTTCGGAATTTCAGGTTATTGCTTGACAGTGTTTTCAGGAATAATCTGGCTTTGAATGTCCCTGTTAAAGCCAGTTCATACAGGAACAACACCGATGAGTTTTCACCCGGTAAGATTGCTGACGGAAATAAAGACTCGTACTGGACAACAAACGATAATGTAACTAAAGGGTCAATCGAAATGGATCTGGATGGCAATAAGAAAATCAGTTATATTGTGCTTCAGGAATATATAAAACTTGGACAGCGAGTCAGTGAATTTTCTCTTGAAGCGTTTAACGGGTCAGAATGGATGCCTTTATACACAGGAACCACCATCGGGTATAAACGAATTATAAAGATTGACCCTGTTCCTGCATCCAAAATCAGGGTAAATATTCTTAAATCAAAGGCTTGCCCGGTTATTTCGAATGTGGAAGTATACTGA
- a CDS encoding phosphoribosylaminoimidazolesuccinocarboxamide synthase, translating to MSKALTRTNFSFPGQKGIYVGKVRDVYNIQGKYLVMVVTDRISAFDVVLPKGIPYKGQVLNQIASRFLDATADIVPNWKIDSPDPMVTIGHFATPFKVEMVIRGYLTGHAWREYKSGKRSLSGVPMPEGMAENQKFPQPIITPTTKADEGHDLDISREEIIRSGLVNKSDYELLEDYTRKLFQRGSEIALSKGLILVDTKYEFGKKDGKIYLIDEINTPDSSRYFYADGYEERLKKGEAQKQLSKEFVRQWLIENNFQGKEGQTVPEMTEDFVNQVSERYIELYENIIGEKFQRSDISNVDARIEKNINEALKKLN from the coding sequence ATGAGCAAAGCACTTACCAGGACGAATTTCAGTTTCCCCGGACAAAAAGGGATCTATGTTGGAAAAGTAAGAGATGTGTATAACATCCAGGGTAAATACCTGGTTATGGTTGTAACCGACAGGATTTCGGCATTTGATGTGGTATTGCCTAAAGGTATACCCTACAAAGGCCAGGTTCTGAACCAGATTGCCTCCCGTTTCCTTGATGCTACAGCCGACATTGTGCCGAACTGGAAAATCGACAGTCCTGATCCCATGGTTACAATCGGTCATTTTGCCACTCCCTTCAAAGTTGAAATGGTTATCAGGGGATATCTTACAGGTCATGCATGGCGCGAATACAAATCAGGCAAAAGAAGCCTGAGCGGCGTACCTATGCCCGAAGGTATGGCTGAAAACCAGAAGTTTCCCCAACCCATAATCACGCCTACAACAAAGGCAGATGAAGGTCATGATCTTGATATATCCCGTGAAGAGATTATAAGATCGGGACTTGTCAACAAAAGTGACTACGAATTGCTGGAGGATTATACCCGCAAATTATTTCAGAGAGGGAGCGAAATTGCTCTTTCCAAAGGATTAATCCTGGTGGATACTAAATACGAATTCGGTAAAAAAGATGGAAAAATATACCTTATCGATGAAATCAACACTCCTGATTCATCCCGTTATTTTTATGCCGATGGTTATGAGGAAAGATTAAAGAAAGGCGAAGCACAGAAACAGCTGTCAAAGGAATTCGTTCGCCAGTGGCTTATAGAAAACAACTTCCAGGGAAAAGAGGGACAGACAGTGCCTGAAATGACAGAAGATTTTGTAAACCAGGTTAGTGAACGCTACATTGAATTATATGAAAACATTATCGGAGAAAAATTCCAGCGATCCGATATAAGCAATGTAGACGCAAGGATTGAAAAGAATATTAATGAGGCACTGAAGAAACTCAATTAG
- a CDS encoding PhoH family protein has translation MIEKVVYLEGVDPQTFYGTGNRNLDKLKSFFPKLKVIGRDYELKVLGDPDEISRFETDVDKLLDYVQQRNRLSEDEVEKIIMQEDDSLRHFNENDQDVLIFGNDGRVIKARSANQKRLVEEYPSNDLIFAIGPAGSGKTYTAIALAVRALRNREVKRIVLTRPAVEAGEKLGFLPGDLKQKLDPYLLPLYDALHDMIPPKKLEGYMEEGIIEIAPLAYMRGRTLGDAFVILDEGQNTTVNQLKMFLTRMGKNAKFIVTGDITQIDLPERQHSGLLKALGLLKDIKGISIIEFDKGDIIRHRLVRHIVNAYENLK, from the coding sequence ATGATCGAAAAGGTTGTATATTTGGAAGGGGTTGATCCACAAACGTTTTATGGCACGGGTAACCGCAACCTGGATAAGCTGAAATCATTCTTTCCCAAACTAAAAGTAATAGGCCGCGATTATGAACTGAAAGTGCTTGGCGATCCCGATGAGATCAGCCGGTTTGAAACCGACGTGGACAAGTTACTGGATTATGTTCAGCAGAGGAACCGCCTTTCAGAAGATGAAGTAGAAAAAATCATCATGCAGGAAGATGATTCACTCCGCCATTTCAATGAAAATGACCAGGATGTTTTAATATTCGGAAATGATGGCCGGGTTATTAAGGCTCGCTCAGCGAATCAAAAACGGCTTGTTGAAGAATATCCTTCGAACGACCTGATTTTTGCTATTGGTCCCGCCGGATCGGGTAAAACCTATACGGCAATTGCCCTGGCTGTGAGAGCACTTCGTAACAGGGAGGTGAAACGTATTGTATTGACAAGGCCTGCAGTCGAAGCCGGTGAAAAACTCGGTTTTCTTCCCGGTGATCTGAAACAGAAGCTTGATCCGTATTTGTTGCCATTGTATGATGCCCTGCATGATATGATTCCGCCTAAAAAACTTGAAGGGTACATGGAGGAAGGTATCATCGAAATTGCGCCTCTTGCTTATATGAGAGGCCGGACACTGGGGGATGCTTTTGTAATACTCGACGAAGGTCAGAACACAACCGTGAATCAGCTTAAAATGTTTCTTACCCGTATGGGGAAAAATGCCAAATTCATTGTAACCGGTGATATAACACAAATCGACCTTCCTGAAAGGCAGCATTCGGGACTGCTTAAAGCGCTTGGTCTGTTAAAAGACATAAAAGGAATATCCATCATCGAATTTGACAAAGGTGACATCATCCGCCACCGCCTCGTTCGCCACATTGTGAACGCGTATGAGAACCTGAAGTAG
- a CDS encoding GDSL-type esterase/lipase family protein, whose protein sequence is MRSIQYKLVYILALAGIMLSGLNAQQNRPAAPSRPSFRMGPVIISPEILPDNKVTFRLLAPKANEVTVTGEWMQGFNAGVPMVKNDTGLWTLTVGPLNPELYAYNFVVDGVTAADPNNVQLRRDGSRYQNFFIIPGKESDLYFQKENVRHGNVEKVWYKSDVLGISRRLYVYTPAGYSQSMQKYPVFYLLHGAGGDEDAWTNMGRAAQIMDNLIAQGKAQPMIVVMTNGNANQAGAQNEVPQNNAQRQFSMADYQKYAGKFEESLVKDVIPFIQDNYRTYTDKNHRAIAGLSMGGMHTQTITLNNPGMFDYIGVFSMGLMNFGNAQDPEQLAKERDEKIEALKKSDPKVYWIGCGKEDFLFNSVIDLRNTLDKHNFKYTYRESTGGHTWANWRIYLSEFAPLLFKSDYEYKIKSDWANFSQFAEENQKLGPPAKGEKRVVFMGNSITIGWIGACPEFFAGKSYIDRGISGQTTPQMLIRFRPDVINLKPAAVVILAGINDIAGNTGPSTLEMIEDNLAGMTEMAKANGIKVILCSVLPAYDFPWRPGMEPADKVVQLNNWIKSYAAANNCIYVDYYSKMVDERKGLKAEYTYDGVHPNKAGYQVMQPIVEEAIKKALK, encoded by the coding sequence ATGAGATCAATTCAATATAAACTGGTATACATTCTGGCACTGGCCGGAATTATGCTTTCGGGCCTGAATGCACAGCAGAACCGTCCTGCAGCTCCGTCAAGGCCATCATTCAGAATGGGCCCCGTTATTATTTCGCCTGAAATTTTACCTGATAACAAAGTTACCTTCAGGTTGCTTGCCCCAAAAGCCAATGAAGTAACAGTGACCGGTGAATGGATGCAGGGTTTTAATGCCGGTGTACCGATGGTAAAAAATGATACCGGTTTATGGACTCTTACAGTAGGTCCTCTTAATCCTGAGCTTTATGCTTATAATTTTGTCGTAGACGGTGTAACTGCAGCTGATCCCAATAATGTCCAATTGCGGCGTGACGGATCGCGCTACCAGAATTTTTTCATTATTCCCGGAAAAGAATCGGATCTTTATTTTCAGAAAGAAAATGTAAGGCATGGAAATGTAGAAAAAGTATGGTATAAATCGGATGTATTAGGTATTAGCCGAAGGCTCTATGTATACACTCCGGCGGGATACAGCCAGAGTATGCAAAAATACCCTGTATTCTATCTGCTTCACGGGGCAGGCGGTGATGAAGATGCTTGGACGAACATGGGCCGTGCAGCACAGATCATGGATAACCTGATTGCACAAGGCAAAGCACAACCTATGATTGTTGTAATGACTAATGGAAACGCCAACCAGGCAGGAGCACAGAATGAAGTTCCCCAGAACAATGCACAAAGGCAGTTTTCAATGGCCGACTACCAGAAATATGCCGGAAAATTTGAAGAAAGCCTTGTGAAGGATGTGATTCCCTTTATTCAGGATAATTATAGAACGTATACCGACAAAAATCACCGTGCCATTGCCGGTCTTTCAATGGGCGGAATGCATACACAGACAATCACCCTGAATAACCCGGGCATGTTTGATTATATAGGAGTATTCAGTATGGGTCTTATGAATTTTGGAAATGCACAGGACCCGGAACAGTTAGCGAAAGAAAGAGATGAAAAAATCGAAGCGCTTAAGAAAAGCGATCCGAAAGTATACTGGATAGGATGCGGCAAGGAAGACTTTCTGTTCAACAGTGTTATTGACCTGAGAAACACTCTTGATAAACATAATTTTAAATATACTTACAGGGAGAGTACCGGAGGCCATACATGGGCCAACTGGAGGATTTATCTTTCGGAATTTGCACCCCTGTTGTTTAAATCAGATTATGAGTATAAGATAAAATCTGATTGGGCTAATTTCAGTCAGTTTGCTGAAGAAAACCAGAAACTCGGACCACCGGCAAAAGGTGAAAAGCGGGTTGTATTTATGGGCAATTCGATTACAATAGGATGGATTGGTGCATGTCCGGAATTCTTTGCAGGAAAATCCTATATTGACCGTGGAATCAGCGGACAGACAACACCGCAGATGCTTATCCGGTTCAGGCCCGATGTGATTAACCTGAAACCCGCTGCAGTTGTCATTCTTGCAGGTATCAATGATATCGCCGGCAACACTGGTCCGAGCACTCTCGAAATGATAGAAGATAACCTGGCAGGCATGACCGAAATGGCAAAAGCCAATGGCATAAAGGTGATTCTTTGCTCTGTGTTGCCCGCGTATGATTTTCCGTGGCGGCCGGGTATGGAACCCGCCGATAAGGTAGTTCAGCTCAACAATTGGATCAAATCATATGCCGCTGCCAACAACTGCATTTATGTCGACTATTACTCTAAAATGGTTGATGAGCGTAAAGGTCTTAAAGCAGAATACACCTATGACGGTGTTCACCCCAATAAGGCCGGTTACCAGGTAATGCAGCCTATTGTAGAAGAAGCTATCAAAAAAGCTCTTAAATAG